The genomic DNA ACCTCAAGCTCGTTGAACTGGAGCTGTTTTCCATGGAACTTCATTTTTACCGGGAGATCCAGAAAATGGTTGACGGTGAGCTGCTTGTCTTTGTCAATGCCCTGCTGCTTCGTCCCGAAATAGAGAATCTCAAGGAAGCCCTGCGGCTCTGGCTGGACCGTACTGTTCGCCGAAGGGACATCAGTTCTCCCCTGGGCTATATGTATCAGGGAACCATTTACCATGGAATGGATATCAACCAGATTGTCAACTCCGCTGACCTCGAGGCTCTTCAGGTTGCCCTGGAAGGCACTCCCTATGCGTCCCTGGTTTCTGCCAACGCCGAGGAAATCATCAGTTCCCGTTCCCTCTTTTCTCTGGAGACGGACCTCGACCGCTTCTATTATTCCCGCGTAAGGGAGGCCTCTGCCGGGTTGGGGGATGAGGACCGGGCTGTGGTGGCACGGATCCTGGGAATGGAAATTGATCTTGAAAATCTGGAGCGGATTGTCCGTTTCCGCAGCTTTTACGGCTTCGAAGCAGACCGGATCAGAGGCTGCCTGATTTCCGGGGGATACCGCATCGATCCTGAAGCGGCTTTGTCCTCCCTCGGCACCCAGGATTCCCGGGACCTGCCACCTGAAGCTCTGCAGGGATATCCGGAATTGTCCTCCTTCAGTTCCTCCGGGGATGCGTCGTCACGGCTGCTCCTGCTGGAAGAGTACCTGCGCCAGGTCCTTTTCAAGGAAGTAAGCAGGCTCCTGGGGGGAGACCCTTTTTCCGTGGGTATAATTCTTGCCTACTTCAGTATTCGAAGCCGTGAGGTCCGGCGCCTTTCTACAATTCTGAACGCGAAATACTACGGCCTTGGAGAAGAGACAATCGGGAGGTATCTCTGATGTTTACCTCAACCATGCGGCATCTTACCGCTGTAGTGCTGCGCAGGGATTCCGAGGCGGTTTCCAGAGAACTCCTGAAGGTCGGTCTTCTTGATTTTGTCCGGATAGAGGAGTTCCTCCCTGAAGGAGCTTCGTCGTTTGAGAGGGGCTCCGAGGCTGAAAAGGGCGGAGAAAAATCCGCCTCCCGACTCAGGGACGACCGGCTCAGGATCGAGAATCTGACCTCCTCAATGCCGGGTTTCTCCCTGAAAACAGCCCCCTTGAGCCTTGAGACGGTACCGGATCTCGATATTGATGAAATTGAAAACGGTCTTAACCATCTTGCCGCAGGCCTGCAGGAGATCAGGAACCGTCAGCGGGAACTGAACCAGGAGCTGATGAAGCTGGATGACCTCTGGCATCATTTCGAGCTGCCCGGGGAAGGGCCTGATCCCGGGGGTATAGAAAAGCTTGCCCGGCGGGAGGATTCCTTCATATCCGTCAGGACCGGCAGCATCGTACCGGGCTTTCGGGTGCAGGCCCGGGAGCGTATCCACCGCTTTCCCTCGGTTCTGATGGACCTGCCGGAAAGGGAGGGGCGTCTTCCCCTGATGGTCATCTCTCTGCGAAGGGACTCCCGGGAGATCCTTTCGATCCTCGAAGAGTACGGCTGGCGGGAGGAAAAGCTTCCGGAGGCCGGCGGGCAGAAGCATCACGTTGAAGCCCTCAAGGAGCTTGAGTCCCGGAAGGAGGCGCTCCGTAAGCAGCAGCAGGCTGCGGCTGAAGAGTATAAAGGTATGCTGGAGGATAAGCGTTCCCGTCTGCAGGAACAGTGGGTAAGCCTGGCGGTACACGAAAAGCTTATTCAGATCAGGTCGAACTTTTCCCATACAGAACGAACCGTCCTTTTTACCGGCTGGGTCCCGGCTGACAAAACCTCATCCCTGGAAGCGGTGATACGGAAAGCGTCGAACTCCCGCTGCTGGATCGAATGGCACGAGGCCGGTGAGGTCCGGACTTCCACGGGAGGAAAGGTCCCGGCACCTGTGGAGCTTCATAATCCCGGTTTCCTGAAACCCTTCGAGATGCTGGTGGAGAATTATGCCATCCCCGAGTACGGTTCGGTGGACCCCACTCCCTTTGTGGCCGTGGCTTTTCTGAGCATGTTCGGTCTGATGTTCGCCGATGCGGGGCAGGGCCTTGTCCTGATATTGATCGGACTCCTGGGGCCCCGTCTGATTCCGGGAATTGCCGGTAAGATGCGCCGGCTCTTTACCCTCATTGCCTATTGCGGTGCTGCGGCGGTTGTTTCGGGTACCCTTTTCGGTTCCTGGTTCGGCCGTCCCTGGCTGCCGCCTCTCTGGTTCAATTATCATGCCCTGGTCTCTGGTCATTCCAGCGGAAACCCTGCCGTACGGTCGGTCTACGATATTCTCTTCATTACCATTGTTTTCGGCATAGCGGTACTGGCCACGGGGCTCCTTTTGAACTGGATCAATCTGTTCAAAAAGCGGGACTGGTTCTCCCTGACCTTTGAAAAGGGAGGAATCCTCGGGGCCTGGATCTACGCATGGGGTATATACGCCGCCTTCTTCTTTGCCGGCAGCGGCTACAGGGAGCTTCCGTCGGATGCGGTACTGCTGGCAGGTTTTGGCATACCGGCGCTGCTTCTTTTCTTCAAGCACCCGATCCACCGGCTGCGCCACAGGACAAAGGGGGCCGGCCTGGGGTTTACCGCGATCATGACCTTTCTGATGGAGTGGATTGTGGAACTGCTGGAGATTTTTTCCGGTTACCTGGCCAACACCCTCTCCTTCATGCGGGTTGCGGGCCTCGGTATCGCCCACGTCAGCCTTATGACAGCCTTTGACCAGATTGCCTCAATGGCCTCCCCGTCGGGCTCATTCTCTTTCTGGTCCCTGCTGATCCTGCTGACGGGCAATATTCTGGTAATCACCCTGGAAGGCCTCTCTGCGGGTATTCAATCCCTGAGGCTGAACTATTACGAGTTTTTCTCTAAATATTTTACCGGTTCGGGAAGGGCCTATGCCCCGATCTCCCTCCGGAGCAGCATGTAAGCAAGGAGCATACAATGGATGTACGAAAGAAATTCAGACAACAGGTTTCAATGCGGCTGATGATAATGGTCATCGTTATGGCAATTATCAGTCTGGTATCCGTGACAGGGCTTTTTGCCGATACCGATCAGGCGGCATCAGCAGAAGCTGCAGCGGCGGTTGACCCGGGGGTCCAGCAGTTCGGACTCATAGCCGCGGCCCTGGCCTTCGGTCTCGGGGCCATAGGTGCGGGGATCGCTATAAGCCATGTCGGTGCGGCAGCCATGGGCGCCATTGGGGAGAAGCCTGAGATTGCAGGCCAGGCCCTGATCTTCATCGCCCTGGCCGAGGGACTCGTGGTCTTCGGGTTTATTACCGCCCTGATGATTCTGGGAAAGATTTAAGGGAAATCAGGGGGAATGAATTATTTCCTGATCGGTGATGAGGATGCGGTCCTCGGTTTTGCCATGGTCGGTGTTCCCGGAAGGGTAGCCGGGACAGCTGCAGAGGCAGAGTCGGCTTTTAACGAAGCTATCTCCTCCGGAGAGACCGGTATAATCATCATCACCGAGGATGCCGCGGATCTGATCCGCACCCGGATAGACCGGTATATCTTCAGCGAGCATTTCCCCCTGATTGTGGAGATCCCCGGCCGCAGGGGAAGGGACCCGGAACGTCCTGCTCTGCGGGAGATGGTGAACAAAGCCATCGGCATCAATCTTTCCTGAAAACAGGTCAAGGATGTCATCATGAGAGACAACAGTGCAGATACCGGACTCCCCATTCTGGATGGAATCCTCGGTGAGGCCGGAGCAGAGGCGGAACGTATCCGATCAGAAGCCGAACAGAAGGCCGAAGAACTGAAGCAGTCCACGGAAAACCAGTGCCGCAGGATACTCGAGGAGGCCCGACAGCGGGCGGAGACTCAGCGCCGCTCGGTGCTGAAAGCCGGAGAGACAGCCGTGGCGGCGGAACTTCGGCGCATCGAACTGAGAGCCCGGGAAA from Marispirochaeta aestuarii includes the following:
- a CDS encoding V-type ATPase subunit gives rise to the protein MSRGRLDRYAFINAKLKTRLSLVLPDEFFIRLSRTATPNEAVQLLKETPFAPLERIYAETGDLKLVELELFSMELHFYREIQKMVDGELLVFVNALLLRPEIENLKEALRLWLDRTVRRRDISSPLGYMYQGTIYHGMDINQIVNSADLEALQVALEGTPYASLVSANAEEIISSRSLFSLETDLDRFYYSRVREASAGLGDEDRAVVARILGMEIDLENLERIVRFRSFYGFEADRIRGCLISGGYRIDPEAALSSLGTQDSRDLPPEALQGYPELSSFSSSGDASSRLLLLEEYLRQVLFKEVSRLLGGDPFSVGIILAYFSIRSREVRRLSTILNAKYYGLGEETIGRYL
- a CDS encoding V-type ATP synthase subunit I; its protein translation is MFTSTMRHLTAVVLRRDSEAVSRELLKVGLLDFVRIEEFLPEGASSFERGSEAEKGGEKSASRLRDDRLRIENLTSSMPGFSLKTAPLSLETVPDLDIDEIENGLNHLAAGLQEIRNRQRELNQELMKLDDLWHHFELPGEGPDPGGIEKLARREDSFISVRTGSIVPGFRVQARERIHRFPSVLMDLPEREGRLPLMVISLRRDSREILSILEEYGWREEKLPEAGGQKHHVEALKELESRKEALRKQQQAAAEEYKGMLEDKRSRLQEQWVSLAVHEKLIQIRSNFSHTERTVLFTGWVPADKTSSLEAVIRKASNSRCWIEWHEAGEVRTSTGGKVPAPVELHNPGFLKPFEMLVENYAIPEYGSVDPTPFVAVAFLSMFGLMFADAGQGLVLILIGLLGPRLIPGIAGKMRRLFTLIAYCGAAAVVSGTLFGSWFGRPWLPPLWFNYHALVSGHSSGNPAVRSVYDILFITIVFGIAVLATGLLLNWINLFKKRDWFSLTFEKGGILGAWIYAWGIYAAFFFAGSGYRELPSDAVLLAGFGIPALLLFFKHPIHRLRHRTKGAGLGFTAIMTFLMEWIVELLEIFSGYLANTLSFMRVAGLGIAHVSLMTAFDQIASMASPSGSFSFWSLLILLTGNILVITLEGLSAGIQSLRLNYYEFFSKYFTGSGRAYAPISLRSSM
- a CDS encoding ATP synthase subunit C, translating into MDVRKKFRQQVSMRLMIMVIVMAIISLVSVTGLFADTDQAASAEAAAAVDPGVQQFGLIAAALAFGLGAIGAGIAISHVGAAAMGAIGEKPEIAGQALIFIALAEGLVVFGFITALMILGKI
- a CDS encoding V-type ATP synthase subunit F, coding for MNYFLIGDEDAVLGFAMVGVPGRVAGTAAEAESAFNEAISSGETGIIIITEDAADLIRTRIDRYIFSEHFPLIVEIPGRRGRDPERPALREMVNKAIGINLS